One Campylobacter concisus DNA segment encodes these proteins:
- a CDS encoding aryl-sulfate sulfotransferase, giving the protein MSKNFLGSVALAAVLVSGFGFSAPLNAGVLAHQVKVQGELGSVFINPYDVSPLTAIIDRAGKDIKDIHVKVKGKPDGGIDIDYNVSEHALLTHDGVPIWGLYPDYLNEVVLSYTFNGAKKVETYKIYAQPIVTYSRDFRFSHMQKTRVKKVDPAFKNRLYLINNTITSVYKPLDWKNGGAASWNDFTENYIVDTKGEVRWYLDYQKFYDRSERRVMDGGMMMGFHQLKNGDISFGMAQRYLRYDLMGKEIYNRPLPRGYIDLSHEVMPLKDDHALLRVAKYNYHHKNGKISHTIRDHIIEVDNTGKVVEEWDLNEIFGNNVYRSNLIKALDARAVCLNIDMDAKEIKISDDLPFGDVTSTGTGRNWAHVNSISYDESDDSIILSLRHQGIVKIGRDKKVKWILASPEGWSEDFKAKVLTPVDSKGNKIKCENSKCEGEFDWSWTQHTAWLTPRYENKGDIKHLSVFDNGDARGMEQPAFKEDKYSRAVEYKIDEKKGTVEQTWQFGKERGFDFYSAVTSNVEWQKDKSTYFISSSNVNLLRPDKTIKMVLVEIDPKTNDIKFEMDVDSASRDDVAYRAMVIDPEVFSY; this is encoded by the coding sequence ATGAGCAAGAATTTCTTAGGTTCAGTTGCCCTTGCGGCTGTTTTGGTGAGTGGTTTTGGCTTTAGTGCTCCACTAAACGCTGGAGTCTTGGCTCATCAAGTAAAGGTTCAAGGAGAGCTTGGCTCAGTCTTTATAAACCCCTACGATGTATCGCCGCTAACTGCTATCATCGATAGAGCTGGCAAGGACATCAAAGATATCCACGTCAAAGTAAAGGGCAAGCCAGATGGCGGCATCGATATCGACTACAACGTCTCAGAGCATGCCTTGCTCACGCATGATGGCGTGCCTATTTGGGGACTTTATCCTGACTATCTAAACGAGGTCGTGCTTAGTTATACATTTAACGGAGCTAAAAAGGTTGAGACATATAAAATTTACGCCCAACCGATCGTCACATATAGCCGTGATTTTAGATTCTCACACATGCAAAAAACTCGCGTCAAAAAGGTCGATCCTGCCTTTAAAAACAGGCTCTATCTCATAAACAACACAATAACAAGCGTCTATAAACCGCTTGATTGGAAAAATGGCGGAGCTGCTAGTTGGAACGACTTTACCGAAAACTACATCGTAGATACCAAGGGCGAGGTCAGATGGTATCTTGACTATCAGAAATTTTACGACCGCAGTGAGAGAAGAGTGATGGATGGGGGCATGATGATGGGATTTCATCAGCTAAAAAACGGCGATATCAGCTTTGGCATGGCACAAAGATATCTTAGATATGACCTCATGGGAAAAGAAATTTACAACCGCCCGCTACCTAGAGGCTACATCGATCTAAGCCACGAGGTGATGCCACTAAAAGATGATCACGCGCTTCTTAGAGTAGCAAAATACAACTACCACCACAAAAACGGCAAAATTTCTCACACCATAAGAGACCACATCATCGAGGTCGATAACACCGGCAAGGTGGTAGAGGAGTGGGATCTAAATGAAATTTTTGGCAACAACGTATATCGTAGCAACCTCATAAAGGCGCTTGATGCTAGGGCTGTTTGCCTAAATATCGATATGGACGCAAAAGAGATCAAGATAAGCGATGATCTACCATTTGGCGATGTCACCTCCACTGGCACAGGCAGAAACTGGGCGCATGTAAATTCTATCTCATACGATGAGAGCGATGATAGCATCATCCTTTCGCTTCGCCACCAAGGCATCGTAAAGATAGGACGTGACAAGAAAGTAAAATGGATATTAGCCTCGCCCGAGGGTTGGAGCGAGGACTTTAAAGCAAAAGTGCTAACTCCAGTTGATAGCAAGGGCAATAAGATAAAATGTGAAAACTCAAAATGCGAGGGTGAGTTTGACTGGTCATGGACACAGCACACCGCATGGCTAACGCCAAGATACGAAAACAAGGGCGACATAAAACACCTAAGCGTCTTTGACAATGGCGATGCTAGAGGCATGGAGCAGCCAGCCTTTAAAGAGGATAAATACTCCCGCGCGGTTGAGTACAAGATAGATGAGAAAAAGGGCACGGTTGAGCAGACTTGGCAGTTTGGCAAGGAGCGTGGATTTGACTTTTATAGTGCAGTCACCAGCAACGTCGAGTGGCAAAAGGATAAAAGCACCTACTTTATCTCAAGCTCAAATGTAAATTTACTGCGCCCTGACAAGACTATCAAGATGGTCTTAGTCGAGATCGACCCAAAGACAAATGATATAAAATTTGAAATGGATGTGGATTCTGCATCAAGAGATGATGTCGCTTATAGAGCGATGGTTATCGATCCAGAAGTGTTTAGTTATTAA